A genomic window from Caldicellulosiruptor kronotskyensis 2002 includes:
- a CDS encoding ubiquitin-like domain-containing protein, whose translation MNKFKCLVARPRDMKKLILAFVIVFVLSVLLGAMTAQALVKEVSITIDGKTFYYKTIKSTVREVLEENQIYLTKDDYVSPSLDSKINENTQIIIKRAFEVKILVGDEEKVVYIPSGTVEDAIKKAGVVLGKLDKINLPLSQLLDKPTVIKITKVTEKVVVEKQKIPFSTVTKINYNMDYGKQKVIQQGQDGIKERRYKVVLEDGKEVERKLIEERVVKNSKPRIVEVGAIRWFKTSRGEVVRYRKVYTMIATAYSLTPSDTGKSPSHPDYGRTATGHKVKRGVVAVDPRVIPLGTRLYIEGYGFARALDTGSAIKGNRIDVFVEKDAYKFGVRRVKVYVLAD comes from the coding sequence ATGAATAAATTTAAGTGCCTTGTGGCAAGGCCAAGGGATATGAAAAAGCTTATCCTGGCTTTTGTCATTGTATTTGTTTTGTCAGTCCTGCTTGGCGCCATGACTGCACAGGCACTGGTGAAAGAAGTTAGCATAACAATTGACGGCAAGACATTTTATTATAAAACGATTAAATCCACAGTAAGAGAGGTTTTAGAAGAAAATCAAATTTACTTGACAAAAGATGACTATGTCTCGCCTTCTTTGGACTCAAAAATAAATGAAAATACCCAGATAATAATAAAAAGAGCTTTTGAAGTGAAAATACTTGTTGGCGACGAGGAAAAAGTTGTATATATTCCAAGCGGTACTGTTGAGGATGCTATCAAAAAAGCTGGAGTTGTTCTTGGAAAGTTGGACAAGATAAATCTTCCTCTTTCTCAGCTTCTTGATAAGCCAACTGTCATTAAAATTACTAAGGTGACAGAGAAGGTGGTCGTGGAAAAACAAAAAATACCTTTCAGTACAGTGACAAAAATAAACTATAATATGGACTACGGAAAGCAAAAGGTTATCCAGCAAGGGCAGGATGGTATTAAAGAAAGAAGATACAAAGTTGTCTTGGAAGATGGTAAAGAAGTTGAGAGAAAGTTGATTGAGGAAAGAGTTGTCAAAAATTCGAAGCCGAGGATTGTTGAAGTTGGAGCAATAAGGTGGTTCAAGACATCAAGAGGAGAAGTGGTCAGATACAGAAAAGTTTATACAATGATAGCAACTGCATATTCTTTGACCCCAAGTGATACAGGAAAAAGTCCATCTCATCCTGATTATGGCAGGACTGCAACAGGTCACAAAGTAAAGCGCGGGGTTGTTGCGGTTGACCCACGGGTGATTCCTCTTGGAACAAGGCTTTATATAGAAGGATATGGTTTTGCGAGAGCTCTTGATACAGGTTCTGCTATCAAGGGGAACAGGATAGATGTGTTTGTTGAAAAGGATGCGTATAAATTTGGTGTGCGGCGCGTAAAAGTTTATGTGCTTGCAGACTAA
- a CDS encoding GGDEF domain-containing protein, whose translation MSSQLEFCLYKLFEMVGVVAISGIFIVSVFLGKELKNTLIYSFGKIFLSLVILKFLYVLKLEKDVLNKVEGIQAIVFLNVFLKFLIIYALVFSVLCQEKLKKFLEKTAILINIGITVIVFLMFEKIKNSRYFVFLYSQKTATTLYIFSEIIVAVGILILLHLSFTNFYFKQTKSFRIFVLTFAAGEIFLAMFKRKGILYTEAIQNGALLYLFVAIFLAVAMQRFRFLHSLSKFSTEVLKERLDLQKSFELLVEFVYEMYSKVFPRMCFYYCHEDDNYRLIVFKDENKQSSDISSGLQLKVSQELLQINRIRTFTIDELKRFFECKSLESLVSEVFKIAVFVPILMHSKLVGFLVCYSKLKDFNLTDEIKDGLTIFINFSQALLFQIERIEKIKNLSTEDELTGIYNRRYFMKELILESISADRYKNNFCVAFFDMDNLKLLNDFYGHSVGDKAIRMIGRIIRDNIRKTDIPARLGGDEFAVIFKNCSKEAIEDRINTIKQLIEKESEQQLPKKIKVSCGIAVYPDDTTSLDELLKIADLRMYEEKLKNKEGDLDEKTR comes from the coding sequence ATGAGTTCTCAGTTGGAATTCTGTCTTTATAAGCTTTTTGAAATGGTTGGTGTTGTTGCAATAAGTGGTATATTTATTGTTTCAGTTTTTTTAGGGAAAGAACTAAAAAATACATTGATTTATAGTTTTGGGAAGATATTTTTATCGCTTGTTATTTTGAAGTTCTTGTATGTACTAAAATTAGAAAAAGATGTTTTAAACAAAGTTGAAGGGATACAGGCTATTGTTTTTTTAAATGTTTTTTTGAAATTTTTAATAATATATGCGCTTGTATTTTCAGTTTTGTGCCAAGAAAAACTAAAAAAGTTTTTAGAAAAAACTGCAATTTTAATCAATATAGGTATAACAGTAATAGTTTTTCTTATGTTTGAAAAAATAAAAAACTCAAGATATTTTGTTTTTCTATATTCTCAGAAAACTGCTACAACTCTTTACATTTTTAGTGAAATAATAGTTGCAGTCGGTATTTTGATTTTATTACATTTAAGCTTTACAAATTTTTATTTTAAACAAACAAAAAGTTTTAGAATATTTGTTTTAACATTTGCTGCAGGTGAGATTTTTTTAGCAATGTTTAAAAGAAAAGGTATTTTGTATACTGAGGCAATTCAAAATGGTGCTTTGCTTTATCTTTTTGTTGCTATATTTCTTGCAGTTGCAATGCAAAGGTTCAGGTTTTTGCACAGTTTATCAAAATTTAGTACTGAAGTGTTGAAAGAAAGGCTTGACTTACAGAAAAGTTTTGAGCTACTTGTAGAGTTTGTATATGAGATGTATTCAAAAGTATTTCCACGAATGTGTTTTTATTACTGCCATGAAGATGATAACTACAGGCTTATAGTATTCAAAGATGAAAACAAACAAAGTAGTGATATAAGCTCTGGCCTCCAATTAAAGGTAAGTCAGGAACTGTTGCAAATCAATAGAATTAGGACATTTACTATTGATGAATTAAAGAGATTTTTTGAGTGTAAATCTTTAGAATCTTTGGTTTCTGAGGTTTTCAAAATTGCTGTATTTGTTCCAATTTTAATGCATAGCAAACTTGTTGGATTTTTAGTTTGCTATTCGAAACTCAAAGATTTTAATCTTACAGATGAGATAAAAGATGGGCTTACAATCTTTATAAATTTTTCTCAGGCTCTTCTTTTTCAGATTGAAAGAATTGAAAAAATAAAGAATTTATCAACAGAAGATGAGCTTACAGGAATATATAACAGAAGATATTTCATGAAAGAGCTTATATTAGAGTCAATATCTGCAGATAGATACAAAAACAACTTTTGTGTAGCTTTCTTTGATATGGATAATTTAAAACTTTTGAACGATTTTTATGGACATAGTGTGGGTGACAAAGCTATCAGGATGATAGGAAGGATTATAAGAGACAATATCAGAAAAACAGACATTCCTGCAAGACTTGGTGGAGATGAATTTGCAGTTATATTTAAAAATTGCAGTAAAGAAGCAATAGAAGATAGAATAAATACAATAAAGCAGCTTATAGAAAAAGAATCTGAACAGCAGCTTCCCAAAAAGATAAAAGTAAGTTGTGGAATTGCTGTATATCCTGATGATACTACAAGTCTTGATGAACTTTTGAAGATTGCAGACTTGAGAATGTATGAAGAAAAACTAAAAAACAAGGAAGGTGACCTTGATGAAAAAACAAGGTAA
- a CDS encoding DedA family protein, translating into MIEFLKYIVDSFGLWGIFLILAIEGLGIPFPTQIAYLGAVALLNSHKFTPFTLIMVISLGNLCGNVIVNLLLRSGRKRIISFFERLLRIKKETLESVNSFFVKYGIFAVPVARIIGVPRTPIIFLAGISKMNFYEYIISSFIGNTIWATFYVYFYWYGFSFFKFLYKKDINLFWLAISVLVFIVILVWTIFLKLWRRKKRI; encoded by the coding sequence ATGATAGAATTTTTAAAATACATTGTTGACAGTTTTGGACTTTGGGGTATTTTTTTAATACTGGCAATAGAAGGACTTGGAATTCCATTTCCAACACAGATTGCTTACCTTGGCGCAGTTGCACTTTTAAACTCTCACAAATTCACACCTTTTACATTGATAATGGTAATATCTTTGGGAAATCTTTGTGGAAATGTGATTGTCAACCTTCTTCTCAGAAGTGGGAGAAAAAGAATTATAAGCTTTTTTGAAAGACTTTTGAGGATAAAAAAAGAGACGCTTGAGAGCGTCAACAGTTTTTTTGTAAAGTATGGGATATTTGCCGTGCCAGTAGCAAGAATAATAGGTGTCCCGCGCACCCCCATAATTTTCTTGGCAGGAATTAGTAAAATGAATTTCTATGAATATATCATATCTTCATTTATTGGAAATACTATCTGGGCAACATTCTATGTGTATTTTTACTGGTATGGTTTTAGCTTTTTCAAGTTCCTTTACAAAAAAGATATAAATCTTTTCTGGCTTGCCATCTCAGTGTTGGTTTTTATTGTAATATTAGTATGGACCATATTTTTAAAGCTATGGAGAAGAAAAAAAAGAATCTAA
- a CDS encoding nucleoside kinase: protein MKKQGNTVKVFFEDANVYEDVEVGTNLLSFVPRFESYFKSPIVAAKVDNEIKELKYVIHRDCKVKFIDMTQEDGMRIYRRSLIFVLIVATRMLFKETVNVQHSLSKGLYCEIENRKLTAEDINLIKQKMKWIVDQDFQFRREKVSKDDAVKLFEEKGFYDKARTIKFSENDYVYIYYCGDYVDYFYGHLVPSTGYLKIFNLIQYHDGMVLLYPDKSDPFKLQEFVENKKLFAVYHEYKNWGKILGVSSIGELNEVIASGKIREFIRVSEALHEKKIAYLADQISQNPLIKVVLISGPSSSGKTTFAQRLSIQLKVNGKNPVYIGLDDYFFEDKVPLDENGKPDYESIEAIDVELFNKQLKDLIDGKEVVLPRFNFIERKRTFERPVKLEKNDIIIIEGIHGLNRRLTPMIPDESKFKIYVSALTHLNLDKHNRIQTTDYRILRRIVRDARTRGASAKRTISMWPSVRNGEEKNIFPYQEMADAMFNSALIYELAVLKKYAVPLLRTITREDEEYSEAQRLLHFLSFILTIEDEREIPPQSIIREFIGGSCFYDF, encoded by the coding sequence ATGAAAAAACAAGGTAATACAGTAAAAGTCTTTTTTGAAGATGCAAATGTATATGAAGATGTAGAGGTTGGGACAAATCTTTTGAGCTTTGTTCCAAGGTTTGAAAGTTATTTTAAATCTCCGATAGTTGCAGCAAAGGTAGACAATGAGATTAAAGAACTGAAGTATGTTATTCACAGAGATTGCAAGGTAAAATTTATTGACATGACCCAAGAAGATGGTATGAGGATTTACAGAAGAAGTCTCATTTTTGTTTTAATTGTTGCAACAAGAATGCTTTTTAAAGAAACTGTAAATGTTCAGCATTCTCTTTCAAAAGGACTTTATTGTGAGATTGAAAACAGAAAGCTGACAGCTGAAGATATAAATCTTATAAAACAAAAAATGAAATGGATAGTAGACCAAGATTTTCAATTTAGAAGAGAAAAGGTTTCAAAAGATGATGCAGTTAAACTTTTTGAAGAAAAAGGCTTTTACGATAAAGCAAGAACAATAAAGTTTTCAGAAAACGACTATGTTTACATTTATTACTGTGGGGATTATGTTGATTATTTTTATGGTCATCTTGTGCCCTCTACAGGATATCTAAAAATATTTAATCTAATTCAATACCACGACGGTATGGTGCTTTTGTACCCAGACAAGTCAGACCCATTTAAGCTTCAAGAGTTTGTTGAGAACAAGAAACTGTTTGCAGTATACCATGAGTACAAAAACTGGGGCAAGATACTTGGGGTAAGCAGCATCGGTGAGCTCAATGAGGTGATAGCAAGTGGAAAGATAAGAGAATTTATAAGAGTCTCAGAAGCTCTACACGAAAAAAAGATAGCATATTTGGCTGACCAGATTTCGCAAAATCCGCTGATAAAAGTTGTTTTGATATCCGGACCTTCATCATCCGGAAAGACAACCTTTGCACAAAGGCTTTCTATTCAGCTTAAAGTAAATGGAAAAAACCCTGTTTATATAGGGCTTGACGATTATTTCTTTGAGGATAAAGTGCCACTTGACGAAAATGGCAAGCCTGACTATGAATCGATTGAAGCTATTGATGTTGAGCTTTTTAACAAACAGCTAAAAGATTTGATAGATGGCAAAGAGGTTGTTCTGCCACGGTTTAATTTTATAGAAAGAAAGCGGACATTTGAAAGACCAGTCAAGCTTGAAAAGAACGATATAATAATAATTGAAGGAATACATGGACTAAACAGAAGACTTACTCCAATGATACCTGATGAAAGCAAGTTCAAAATATATGTAAGTGCCTTGACACATCTAAATCTTGACAAACACAACAGAATACAGACAACAGATTATAGAATTTTGAGAAGGATTGTCAGAGATGCCAGAACAAGAGGAGCATCTGCTAAAAGAACAATTTCTATGTGGCCGTCTGTTAGAAACGGTGAAGAAAAGAATATTTTTCCATACCAGGAGATGGCAGATGCCATGTTCAATTCAGCGCTAATTTATGAGCTGGCTGTGTTAAAGAAATATGCCGTGCCGCTACTTAGGACAATCACAAGAGAAGATGAGGAATATAGCGAGGCGCAGAGGCTTTTACACTTTTTGAGCTTTATCCTCACAATTGAGGACGAAAGAGAAATCCCACCACAATCAATCATAAGAGAGTTCATTGGAGGGTCTTGCTTTTATGACTTCTGA
- a CDS encoding glycoside hydrolase family 130 protein yields the protein MFKLQRVTDKPVLKPKQENEWERSAVFNAAAIYHRGLFHLIYRATNIPPHKDYGEYVSTIGYAVSTDGINFYRLDKPIMVAENEQERRGIEDPRIVEIDGTFYMTYTGFGGRYDGDFRIMIAKSKNLIKWERMGVALDEPNKDAALFPEKINGRYVMFHRRYPNMWLAFSDDMINWTDHVQIMTVRENSWESSRIGIAGPPIKVKFGWLVIYHAADHKNVYRLGAVLLDAKDPTKILSRFSEPILEPELSWEVDGYIPNVVFSCGHAEVGDEVWVYYGGADTVIGVAKFNKEKIKFD from the coding sequence ATGTTTAAACTTCAAAGGGTGACTGACAAGCCAGTTTTAAAGCCAAAACAGGAAAATGAATGGGAAAGAAGTGCAGTTTTCAACGCTGCAGCAATATATCACAGAGGACTTTTTCATTTGATTTACAGAGCAACAAACATTCCACCTCACAAGGATTATGGTGAGTATGTATCTACCATAGGATACGCTGTATCAACAGATGGTATTAACTTTTACAGGCTTGACAAGCCTATAATGGTGGCAGAAAACGAACAAGAAAGAAGAGGGATTGAAGACCCGCGCATAGTTGAGATTGATGGGACGTTTTACATGACATACACAGGTTTTGGCGGAAGATATGATGGTGATTTTAGAATAATGATAGCAAAATCAAAGAACCTCATAAAATGGGAGAGAATGGGGGTTGCTCTTGACGAGCCCAACAAAGATGCAGCTCTTTTTCCAGAGAAGATAAATGGCAGGTATGTTATGTTTCACCGAAGATATCCTAACATGTGGCTTGCGTTTTCTGACGACATGATAAATTGGACAGACCATGTTCAGATAATGACTGTAAGAGAAAATTCATGGGAAAGTAGCCGCATAGGTATTGCAGGACCACCAATAAAGGTCAAGTTTGGCTGGCTTGTGATATACCACGCAGCAGACCATAAGAATGTGTACAGACTCGGAGCAGTGCTTTTGGACGCAAAAGACCCAACAAAGATTCTGTCTCGTTTTTCAGAACCTATTTTGGAACCTGAGCTTTCCTGGGAAGTTGATGGTTACATACCTAATGTGGTTTTCAGCTGTGGTCATGCAGAGGTTGGCGATGAGGTCTGGGTATACTATGGTGGTGCTGACACTGTTATTGGAGTTGCAAAATTTAATAAAGAGAAGATAAAATTTGATTGA
- a CDS encoding sensor histidine kinase, with product MKKSDHTKLLISMLFLLALIMFLLIYSIYFINTEFIKHQKIPQWQRTLVIYSFTLLAILNLYTVKNLFSALSILKATQVYKDNIKSLDNFINILRAQRHEFNNHLQIIWGLICVGKYDDAIRYIEQISENLKNTSKFYGLGCAELSALIFAKSALAEKYDINFEFHYSVDFSNLKFDSMDLINICGNLIDNAFYYAKSSFSKYVGLNIEDEGNQIEITVTNSGSYIDKCKKERIFELGYSTKNSSGLGLFIVKSTVEKYKGKIDVFSEYRALDKIEEGYTTFTVTLPKKI from the coding sequence ATGAAGAAAAGTGACCATACAAAGCTTTTGATATCAATGCTTTTTTTACTTGCACTTATTATGTTTTTGCTCATCTATTCGATATACTTTATAAACACCGAATTCATAAAACATCAAAAGATACCTCAGTGGCAAAGAACGCTTGTTATATATTCTTTCACTCTGCTTGCAATTTTAAATTTGTACACTGTAAAAAACCTTTTTTCAGCACTAAGTATACTAAAGGCAACTCAGGTTTATAAAGACAATATAAAATCATTAGACAATTTTATAAACATCTTAAGAGCTCAAAGACATGAGTTTAACAACCACCTTCAAATTATATGGGGACTTATTTGTGTTGGAAAATATGATGATGCCATTCGTTATATTGAGCAAATCAGCGAAAATCTTAAAAATACATCAAAATTTTACGGACTTGGATGTGCAGAACTTTCTGCTTTGATATTTGCAAAAAGTGCTTTGGCTGAGAAGTACGATATAAATTTTGAATTTCATTACAGCGTAGACTTTAGCAATCTCAAGTTTGATTCAATGGACCTTATAAATATCTGCGGCAACTTAATTGACAACGCATTTTACTACGCCAAATCTTCATTTTCAAAATATGTCGGACTTAATATAGAAGATGAAGGTAATCAAATTGAAATCACTGTAACAAATTCGGGGTCATATATAGACAAATGTAAAAAGGAGAGAATATTTGAACTTGGATATTCTACAAAAAATTCAAGTGGTCTTGGTCTTTTCATTGTAAAATCAACAGTAGAGAAATACAAAGGTAAAATTGATGTTTTCTCTGAATACAGAGCACTTGACAAAATAGAAGAAGGATATACAACCTTTACAGTCACACTGCCAAAAAAAATATAA
- a CDS encoding FAD-dependent oxidoreductase has translation MKYVVIGAVAGGMTAAMKIRRNDDKAEIIVYDKDTDISYSGCSLAYYISGVIDNRKNIVPRDSQYFKKFNVDVKTDHEVLKVDVQNKKVIVKDLKTGNIFEDGFDKLIIATGAHPVIPQIEGIELEGIFVLRNVKDADRIKEFINNNLPKKALIVGGGYIGLEMAEALKVLGMDVCIVEKQKNILPNLDSDMARLVESYLEENGVVIRKGTSVLRFEGDKRVKRAILSDGSKIEADFVLLAVGVRPSTKFLEESGIQLLPNGAIKVDEYMRTNIEGIFAAGDCAAVYFKLNGKTMYVPLGSTANKMGRIAGENATGGSMKFSGVLATSIFKVFDLTVAQTGYTEKMAQEDGIEYEVGHITKPHITTAYPGAEKMTIKALAELSSRKVIGAQIVGTKGVDKRIDVLATAIFAGLTTDDLFQLDLAYAPPFSSAKDPIHYVGMVMSNFLDKRKFNCTQEKLLEKMQKGEDFIVLDVRTPEQYKAKHIKGAINIPLEMLHEKMNELSREKQIIVYCNSGVSSNIAQNILQQNGFRKVYNLSGGISNVTIKQLIE, from the coding sequence ATGAAGTATGTTGTGATTGGTGCTGTTGCGGGTGGGATGACAGCTGCGATGAAAATAAGACGAAATGACGACAAAGCAGAAATCATTGTATATGACAAAGACACTGACATATCATATTCTGGTTGTTCTCTTGCATATTATATTTCGGGTGTGATAGATAACAGAAAAAACATTGTTCCAAGAGATAGCCAATATTTCAAAAAGTTTAATGTTGATGTAAAAACAGATCATGAAGTTTTGAAGGTTGATGTACAAAACAAAAAAGTGATTGTGAAGGATTTAAAAACTGGTAATATTTTTGAGGATGGTTTTGACAAATTGATTATAGCAACAGGAGCCCATCCTGTGATACCCCAGATTGAAGGCATAGAACTTGAGGGCATATTTGTCCTTCGAAATGTCAAGGATGCAGATAGAATAAAAGAATTTATAAATAACAATCTTCCGAAAAAAGCCTTGATAGTTGGTGGTGGGTACATTGGACTTGAAATGGCAGAAGCTTTGAAGGTTTTGGGGATGGATGTATGCATTGTGGAAAAACAGAAAAATATTCTTCCAAACTTAGATAGTGACATGGCAAGGCTTGTTGAGAGCTATCTTGAAGAAAACGGTGTTGTGATAAGAAAGGGCACCTCTGTTTTAAGGTTTGAAGGAGACAAGAGAGTGAAAAGAGCCATTTTGAGCGATGGTAGCAAAATTGAGGCAGACTTTGTTTTGCTTGCAGTGGGAGTAAGACCTTCTACCAAGTTTTTAGAAGAAAGTGGTATACAGCTTTTGCCAAATGGAGCTATCAAGGTTGATGAGTATATGAGAACTAACATTGAAGGAATCTTTGCTGCAGGTGACTGTGCTGCTGTATATTTCAAGCTAAATGGCAAAACCATGTACGTGCCACTTGGCTCAACTGCAAACAAGATGGGAAGAATAGCGGGAGAAAATGCAACAGGTGGGAGCATGAAGTTCAGTGGCGTTTTGGCAACATCCATTTTCAAAGTATTTGACCTTACAGTTGCACAAACAGGCTATACAGAAAAGATGGCACAGGAAGATGGAATTGAGTATGAGGTAGGGCACATTACAAAACCGCATATCACAACAGCATATCCAGGGGCTGAAAAAATGACAATAAAAGCTTTAGCAGAACTTTCCTCTCGAAAAGTTATAGGTGCTCAAATTGTTGGTACAAAAGGAGTTGACAAAAGGATAGACGTTTTGGCAACTGCAATCTTTGCAGGGCTTACAACAGATGACCTTTTCCAGCTTGATTTAGCTTATGCACCGCCATTTTCGTCGGCAAAGGATCCTATTCACTATGTTGGTATGGTTATGTCAAACTTTCTTGACAAGAGAAAGTTTAACTGCACTCAGGAAAAGCTTTTGGAAAAGATGCAAAAAGGAGAAGATTTTATTGTTCTGGATGTTCGAACACCTGAGCAATATAAAGCCAAGCACATAAAGGGTGCTATAAATATCCCTCTTGAGATGCTTCATGAAAAGATGAATGAGCTTTCACGGGAAAAACAGATAATTGTATATTGTAACAGTGGTGTAAGCTCAAATATTGCACAAAATATCCTTCAGCAAAACGGATTTAGAAAAGTTTATAATCTCTCAGGTGGAATTTCGAACGTGACTATTAAGCAGCTTATTGAATGA
- a CDS encoding zinc-dependent alcohol dehydrogenase family protein, whose translation MKAAIFYGNRNLKVEEIDLPQIKENEILVKVEACGICGTDVHIFNGEEGSAKVTPPIVLGHEFCGTVVETKSKLFNVGDKVSIDPNIYCGVCKFCRTGRPQLCENLTALGVNINGGFAQYAAVPEKQAIKFDNIDFAEAALAEPLACCLHGLDRIKIFPTDKVLIIGFGPIGLIMLELVKMYGADNIFGYEVDDFRKNIAKEYGVKDIVDEDCREESFDVVIECAGTKESIEMAFKKIGKGGRILVFSVPSPLVATEICPFEMFRKEAQIFWSFVNPFTQKLAIDLLQQGKINLKHIITHKISIDKLPEALSKKFENQLKVIVQP comes from the coding sequence ATGAAAGCAGCCATATTTTATGGTAATAGAAACTTAAAAGTAGAAGAAATTGACTTGCCTCAGATAAAAGAGAATGAGATTTTAGTCAAGGTTGAGGCGTGTGGCATATGTGGTACAGATGTGCATATATTCAATGGAGAAGAAGGGTCTGCAAAGGTCACACCGCCGATAGTGTTGGGTCATGAATTTTGTGGCACAGTTGTTGAGACAAAATCTAAGCTTTTCAATGTAGGAGACAAGGTGAGTATTGACCCTAACATCTACTGTGGAGTGTGCAAGTTTTGTAGAACTGGAAGGCCTCAGCTTTGCGAAAATTTAACAGCGCTTGGTGTGAACATAAACGGTGGGTTTGCACAGTATGCCGCTGTGCCAGAAAAACAGGCGATAAAATTTGATAATATAGATTTTGCTGAGGCGGCACTGGCAGAGCCTCTGGCTTGCTGTCTTCATGGTCTTGATAGAATTAAGATTTTTCCCACCGACAAAGTTTTGATAATAGGCTTTGGTCCGATTGGCCTTATAATGCTTGAGCTTGTAAAAATGTATGGGGCTGACAATATCTTTGGCTATGAAGTTGATGATTTTAGAAAAAATATTGCTAAAGAGTATGGAGTTAAAGATATTGTTGATGAAGATTGCAGAGAAGAAAGTTTTGATGTTGTAATTGAGTGTGCAGGGACAAAAGAAAGTATCGAAATGGCATTTAAGAAGATAGGGAAAGGTGGCAGAATTTTGGTGTTTTCAGTACCGTCACCGCTTGTTGCTACTGAAATTTGTCCGTTTGAGATGTTCAGAAAAGAAGCACAAATTTTTTGGTCATTTGTGAACCCGTTTACCCAAAAGCTTGCAATTGACCTGCTGCAGCAGGGGAAGATAAATTTGAAACATATAATAACTCACAAAATTTCGATTGATAAGCTTCCTGAGGCACTTTCAAAAAAGTTTGAGAATCAACTAAAAGTGATTGTCCAACCTTGA